DNA from Funiculus sociatus GB2-C1:
GAGGGATATTATTTACAACGGGTACGGCAGGACTCGAACCTGCGGCAGGCTGCTTAGAAGGCAGCTACTCTATCCACCTGAGTTACGCACCCACAGAATTCCTATCTTAGTATATAAAATTGTATCTGTGCTGAGTGCCGTAAAGCAAGCCGGAATTTCAAAGGTTTATAAAGTAAGGAGGCTCTTTTGAGCTATAAGAGCAATGTAGACTAGAAACCATTATACGAGAGATGCTTGGATACGATAGTGTATTAGTCAAGGCGATCGCTCTTCGAGCAGACTCACAAGGCAGCGTTGCCGGATTCTAAACCATTACCAGCGCTCTGTAGCCCTTGATCGTTGCGCGGCGATCGCCTATAAGGGACACAGCACCCCCGGCTATGTCAGGAGTCATTTGCCAGTGTCATGTTTATTCTGAAACGGCAGGATGTTGAAATCTCAAGCATTCAGCACCCCAAGCGGGAGCAACAGATCCCAATTCTCAATTATCAGGGGCAGACATTTCGCTTGCTAAGTGTCTTTGCTGCCAATCAAGCAGAAGAAGCCAGAGCCTTTTGGCGCGACCTCACCGATAACCGTGGCAAAGCCTGCGTTTTGCTGGAAGAGCCAGATCGGTATAGTATTTGGGGCAAAATTCGCTTAGAGCAACTAGCAACTGATGCTGGTAGCGATCTCAAAATTACCCCTATAACGCAAGCCTGCCTGTTGCTACTCCAGGCGGTTTACATAGACATTGAAGACCTCTTAGGAAATAGGCAAGCTGGATTATTTCAGAAAGACCTTACTGATGTCTTCCGGCAGTGGCATTTTCCGGGAGCGGATTCGCCGCAAGCGGTGAAAAACTTGCTAACGATGGACCCGCTGACTAGCCTTCAGATTCCCGCTTGGGAAGAACATCATCTGATAACTCTGTTGCAAGAACTTCATCGCCTGGGTAAGGAGTATTTTGGCAATACGAACTTTTCTCAGGGAGTAAAGGATACATTACAAGATATGCAACCAGGGGAGCTGAATCAGTTTATTGAGTGGTTGAATCAATCTCCCCTTGGTAAGCTGTGGCGCTAAAGAAAAATGTTTAAGGTAATGTACCGGAGAAAAGCATTGCCAGAGGAGACACTTACGCTTCCTGAGATGAGATTTTTTAGGCGATTATTCATTTAAATGGTATTTGCCATCGAAACAAAAGCGTGCATCCTTTTTTTTTTGAGGACTTATGAGCAGCTCTTTGGAAAAGTCATCGGAAAATTCATCTACTTGGCAATCCATACTGGGTGTTCAAACCATTGTGATCGCTGGAATTGCCTGGGCGGTACTAGCACTGCTGTATTTTCTGCTGTTTAGCATTTCAGCGCCAGGGGAAGATCGTCCACTGTGGTACACGATTGGAACTTACATTTTTGAAGAAGTGGCTTATCTAGGCGCAGCAGTGCTGTGTTTTAGAAACTGGCGCTCTCCTCAGATTGTCAGCGGGCGTAACGTCTGGCTGGGATTCGGTATGGGAATGTTGTGCTATTTCCTGGGAAACTTGTTGTTTTGCTATTGGGAATTGGTTTTACATCAAGAACCAATTGTGTCGCCTGGGGATTTGTTTTTTGTGCCTGCCTATCTGTTTCTTGGCTGGGGCATGATTTTAGCGGTAATCTCAAGACGATTGAATCTAGAAATTTGGCAGTGGGCAGTTGTGGGCGCGATCGCATTCGTCGGTATTGCCTTGGCACTCTGGCTTTCCTTTGCCCCCCCCAAGCAGTCAACAGCAGTTTCAGTTGACTCACTACCTACTTCTTCAACGCAAGTGGCTAATGGGAATTTAGCCAAGAAAGCGAATGCCTACGGTACACCCACGGCCTACCCTGCTACCAAAGCACCAGCAGTCAAAACCGCTAAATTAGCACAAGGTAAAACCTCTGCTACAGGGGTTCTAGCTGCTACTGCTGAGCCAGCACCGCCCCCAGCCTGGGTTCTATCCGTCGAAAAACTACTAGAACCATTGGCGGGATTTTTAAACATCTTCTACGTAGTTATCGATATCTTCCTGTTGATTATTGCTGCAACCGTATTGTTAGCCTTTTGGGGGGGACGCTTTTCCCAATCTTGGAGGATGATTGCAGGAGCAGCTTTTTCCTACTATGTTGCCGATATGTGGCTTAAATACGCCGATACTTACATTGGCGATGAATACCAAAGTGGCGGACTATTGGAAGTGTTCTGGGTTTTCAGCGGTGTGCTTTTTGCCATCGGTGCTGCCCTAGAATTTGACACCTCCAGTCGTTCTCGCCGCAGCGGACGCAAACGTGCTTAAAAAGTGGCATGAGTGTGAGAAAACTCTCAGAATCAGATAAACGCGAAATCCTTAACCTATATCGACAGCCAGGAGAGACAACCTCAACCCTGGCTACTCGTTATGATGTCAGTAACTCGACAATTAGCCGCCTCCTAAAAAATCGTCTGTCCGAGAAGGAATATGAAGGTCTGATCCAGCAAAAGCGGGCTACTCGTAGCCATAGCAGCGTTTCGGAACCAACAGCCTCTGAGGAAGACGAACCACAAGAGACGTTGCCAGAAACCTTTGCACAAACCGAAAAAAGTGAAGAACCCTCTGCGGAAATCTTTAACTCCGAACGGCGACGTCGCAGGCGCTCGTCAGTGGAATCTTCGCTAGAGACAATAGACACTACGGAGGATGAAGAAAAACTTCCTTCCTCAGAGCTTCTTGGGACATCGTCCGAGCCACTGTTCGAGGTGGCAGTTGATTCAGCACAGACAGGTGGTGCCGAACGGCTGGATGATGATAATTACGCTGCCGAAGTCGAAGCCAGCGTTATAGAAGAGATGCTCTTAGAAGACCTGAGAGCTTTAGACAACGATGAGGATGATGAGGACGACGAGGACGACGACGAGGATGCAGATTTAGAAGACCTCGAAGACGAGGATTGGGACGATGATCCGCCAACGCCAAAAATTGGGCATCAAAGAGGAATGTTACGCGGTGAAAACCGCGAAGGAGTTCAAGTTTTACCCCTGTCCAACGCGGTGCTTCCCAAAATTTGCTATTTAGTCGTTGACCGTGCGGCAGAGTTAATCTC
Protein-coding regions in this window:
- a CDS encoding Npun_F0813 family protein; translation: MFILKRQDVEISSIQHPKREQQIPILNYQGQTFRLLSVFAANQAEEARAFWRDLTDNRGKACVLLEEPDRYSIWGKIRLEQLATDAGSDLKITPITQACLLLLQAVYIDIEDLLGNRQAGLFQKDLTDVFRQWHFPGADSPQAVKNLLTMDPLTSLQIPAWEEHHLITLLQELHRLGKEYFGNTNFSQGVKDTLQDMQPGELNQFIEWLNQSPLGKLWR
- a CDS encoding helix-turn-helix domain-containing protein, which gives rise to MSVRKLSESDKREILNLYRQPGETTSTLATRYDVSNSTISRLLKNRLSEKEYEGLIQQKRATRSHSSVSEPTASEEDEPQETLPETFAQTEKSEEPSAEIFNSERRRRRRSSVESSLETIDTTEDEEKLPSSELLGTSSEPLFEVAVDSAQTGGAERLDDDNYAAEVEASVIEEMLLEDLRALDNDEDDEDDEDDDEDADLEDLEDEDWDDDPPTPKIGHQRGMLRGENREGVQVLPLSNAVLPKICYLVVDRAAELISRPLKEFSDLGQIPPQEFQQRTLPVFDNHRVARRFSNRTQRVIKVPDGKMLQKTCSQLQAKGITRLLIDGQVYSL